From Eubacterium sp. 1001713B170207_170306_E7, one genomic window encodes:
- a CDS encoding IclR family transcriptional regulator: MAKGKTTEKETSFSKSILKTLSILEQYSKADELGIKELSESTGIPASTVQRIVNTLVMKQYLVQNPHTLKYQLGIAFFNISSRYSNSRDWVEVAKAHMEEQVEKTQETVNLAILQGKSVIYLTKVDSPHILRPNFTVGTAYPALNTALGRCLLAYQPWDKVERMIKLQPNFNKDINAFHEMLEEVERNGYATEDEEFQPGLFCIAAPIWDANDRVVAAISTSIPKIRLDESNKENIIHMMQSTATQISLDLKKRFTYIDVDKLSPTTN; this comes from the coding sequence GTGGCAAAGGGAAAAACCACGGAAAAGGAAACATCATTTTCCAAATCAATCCTAAAGACCTTAAGCATTCTGGAGCAGTATTCCAAGGCTGATGAGCTTGGCATTAAAGAGCTCAGCGAAAGTACGGGAATCCCTGCCAGCACAGTGCAGCGAATTGTAAATACCCTTGTTATGAAGCAGTATCTGGTACAAAACCCACATACACTCAAATATCAGCTGGGTATTGCGTTTTTTAATATCAGCAGCCGTTATTCCAACAGCCGTGACTGGGTAGAGGTAGCAAAAGCGCATATGGAAGAGCAGGTTGAAAAAACGCAGGAAACCGTCAATCTTGCTATTTTGCAGGGAAAGAGCGTCATTTATCTGACCAAGGTGGATTCTCCGCATATCCTGCGCCCCAATTTTACAGTAGGTACAGCCTATCCCGCGCTCAATACCGCTCTTGGCAGATGCCTGCTGGCATATCAGCCGTGGGATAAAGTCGAGAGAATGATTAAGCTTCAGCCAAATTTTAATAAGGATATCAACGCATTCCACGAAATGCTGGAGGAAGTTGAGCGGAACGGCTATGCGACAGAGGATGAAGAGTTTCAACCCGGACTTTTCTGTATTGCTGCGCCAATATGGGATGCTAACGACCGTGTAGTAGCGGCAATCAGTACCAGTATCCCCAAAATAAGGCTGGACGAAAGTAACAAAGAAAATATTATACACATGATGCAGTCCACAGCAACTCAGATTTCGTTGGATTTGAAAAAAAGATTCACATATATTGATGTGGACAAACTATCCCCAACAACCAATTAA
- a CDS encoding DUF362 domain-containing protein: MSVVSIQKTEGNDYANIEKTVRQVISDCGGISDIIKPGYKVLIKPNLVAVPDDRLSGGVTRWEVVKAIAELVKEEGAEAIIAESSAAGVDTEEVIKACGYDQLREEGYQVIDLKKQAKKVKIPVPDGKLIKELSSWDVVAEADAIITVPVMKTHDQTEVTLGLKNLKGLIGDVQKKEFHSIGVINGVIDIIQTIKPVLNVIDGTFCQQGLGPIFGETVVMDLIVASKDVVACDAVASVIMGYNVDEPMLTVEANARGLGEMDLDKIEIKGKSIEDVKHRFKRSSEVEIEGLPPYKLIFAEGACTGCRNTVISSLMDLKSQELTQYLEGKILVVGPVKEEELPPESTPENTVLIGKCTNPLKGKGRSVKGCPPGNVFVVQGIVGDEVKVGRRYSDADEEKIN, from the coding sequence ATGTCAGTAGTATCAATTCAAAAAACTGAAGGTAATGATTATGCAAACATTGAAAAGACAGTAAGACAGGTGATTTCTGACTGCGGTGGCATTAGCGATATTATCAAACCGGGATATAAGGTTTTGATCAAACCGAATCTGGTTGCCGTGCCTGACGATCGTTTATCAGGAGGGGTTACACGTTGGGAAGTCGTTAAAGCTATTGCAGAACTCGTAAAAGAAGAGGGAGCTGAGGCCATTATCGCAGAATCCAGCGCAGCAGGCGTTGATACAGAGGAAGTCATAAAAGCCTGCGGTTACGACCAGCTGCGAGAAGAAGGCTATCAGGTTATTGACTTGAAAAAACAGGCCAAAAAAGTAAAAATTCCTGTGCCGGATGGAAAGTTAATCAAAGAATTAAGCTCCTGGGATGTTGTAGCCGAAGCCGATGCCATTATCACTGTTCCGGTTATGAAGACCCATGATCAGACAGAGGTGACGCTTGGTCTGAAAAATCTGAAAGGTTTGATCGGCGATGTTCAGAAAAAGGAATTTCACTCCATTGGCGTTATAAACGGCGTCATCGACATTATCCAGACCATTAAGCCTGTGTTAAATGTTATTGACGGTACATTTTGCCAGCAGGGGCTGGGGCCGATTTTTGGTGAAACCGTTGTAATGGATCTCATCGTTGCTTCAAAAGACGTGGTCGCCTGTGATGCTGTAGCCAGCGTTATTATGGGCTACAACGTGGACGAGCCAATGTTGACAGTTGAGGCGAATGCCAGAGGACTTGGCGAAATGGATCTTGATAAAATTGAGATTAAAGGAAAATCCATTGAAGACGTTAAACACCGTTTTAAACGCTCGAGTGAAGTGGAAATTGAAGGCTTGCCGCCCTATAAGCTGATCTTTGCTGAAGGTGCCTGTACAGGCTGCCGTAATACCGTTATCAGTTCATTGATGGATTTGAAAAGCCAGGAATTAACGCAATACCTGGAAGGAAAAATTTTGGTTGTAGGGCCGGTAAAGGAAGAAGAACTGCCACCGGAATCCACGCCGGAAAACACCGTGTTAATCGGAAAATGTACCAATCCGCTCAAGGGTAAGGGCCGTTCAGTAAAAGGATGCCCTCCGGGAAATGTCTTTGTTGTACAGGGAATTGTCGGCGATGAAGTGAAGGTCGGCCGAAGATACAGCGACGCGGATGAAGAAAAAATAAACTAA
- a CDS encoding GntR family transcriptional regulator — translation MKEAYKEEKSLTEQVYSKIKERILTLDYPPGIAITEANLAEEFSVSRMPVHIAIQKLTNEGWIETGFRKKVYVKGISVKDVREIYEIREILEIKALDTIFKKELNWDFSFKLEEKFVRMKASYHDYYAFEYADSEVHRTMVSVLDNKRIDQIYLNLQDELVRIMVLIFKYRKKNNDYAERIIASMQKIILGIREKNYDEALFYLQREHLSGGLDEALEAVTFYNKKNL, via the coding sequence ATGAAAGAAGCATATAAAGAGGAGAAATCCCTTACAGAGCAAGTATACTCGAAGATTAAGGAAAGAATACTGACACTTGATTATCCACCCGGAATCGCCATTACAGAAGCCAACCTGGCCGAAGAATTTTCAGTAAGCCGTATGCCGGTTCATATCGCAATTCAAAAATTAACCAATGAAGGATGGATTGAGACCGGTTTCCGCAAAAAGGTTTATGTAAAAGGTATTTCCGTAAAAGACGTCCGGGAGATTTATGAAATCCGCGAGATTCTGGAAATTAAAGCGCTGGATACCATTTTTAAAAAAGAATTGAATTGGGACTTTTCGTTTAAACTTGAAGAGAAGTTTGTCCGTATGAAAGCCAGCTACCATGATTATTATGCCTTTGAATATGCAGACAGCGAGGTACACCGGACAATGGTCAGCGTTTTAGATAATAAGAGAATTGATCAAATTTACCTCAATCTTCAGGATGAGCTTGTGAGAATTATGGTTTTGATTTTTAAATACCGCAAAAAAAATAACGATTATGCGGAACGGATTATCGCGAGCATGCAAAAAATAATTTTAGGAATTCGAGAAAAAAACTATGATGAAGCGCTTTTTTATTTACAACGAGAGCACCTTTCAGGTGGACTGGACGAAGCGCTTGAGGCGGTTACGTTTTATAATAAGAAAAACCTATAG
- a CDS encoding cobalamin-dependent protein (Presence of a B(12) (cobalamin)-binding domain implies dependence on cobalamin itself, in one of its several forms, or in some unusual lineages, dependence on a cobalamin-like analog.) encodes MEIKMKKRFEYKNLPDMKSIRDEVDKVAADTVIGKTLFMEENGVASEAEYKRKMAEEGHVMKHSHIGWNSWDATAKGVEEVYNTLRKRGSYVDRFGFCLDWVMGVPEKYRHKLPVGTGLTFKDPDEWQKLGQIVPVQPHLGDHMIASCNSFENTRYALAAGVTTIGNVSHYYTYEYPGVDIEEERVIDMLRAIVLMGKFKDQGTIIHSNVDDGFGSQFHDLANLVGWCIMERYIVEELLGGRMCHCFGNLFSDPILRMTFNQAMWEINTYKTPGSMIYGNTIDFGFDYDRNFGALSSFVMADSMGQSKCPTGHAVTPIPVTEAARVPSIDEIVQAHMTVDMMIEKGRYYSPYINWTEINAEKNLLVACGRIFFERIMNGLDDLDVDITHAGEILGALKSIGSEQLEEVFGVGKADKLAMRGRVPVRPTNIVMTINERQREISDQIQNLEGALQDVNVIIGSTDGHEFGKEIVKSILFQAGANVFDLGKSVPVQDILDTMIESESRFIVMSSFNGIALSFAREMLEGLEKSGMDAHLIMGGLLNENKDGSDLAVDVSDDLRALGVSCDNNAEGLVDTIQAFL; translated from the coding sequence ATGGAAATTAAAATGAAAAAACGATTTGAGTACAAGAATTTGCCGGATATGAAGAGCATTCGGGATGAAGTGGATAAGGTGGCCGCGGATACCGTTATTGGAAAAACTTTGTTCATGGAAGAAAATGGTGTGGCGTCTGAAGCCGAATATAAACGCAAAATGGCAGAGGAAGGCCATGTTATGAAGCACAGCCACATCGGTTGGAATTCATGGGACGCCACCGCGAAAGGGGTAGAAGAAGTCTATAACACACTTCGGAAGCGCGGAAGCTATGTCGATCGTTTTGGATTTTGTCTGGACTGGGTTATGGGCGTGCCAGAAAAATACCGCCATAAGCTGCCTGTGGGGACAGGACTAACCTTTAAAGACCCCGACGAATGGCAGAAGCTTGGGCAGATCGTGCCTGTTCAGCCGCATTTGGGCGACCATATGATTGCCTCGTGTAATTCCTTTGAAAATACGCGTTACGCACTGGCGGCAGGTGTAACAACAATTGGAAACGTTTCGCACTACTATACCTATGAGTATCCTGGCGTTGATATTGAAGAGGAACGCGTGATCGACATGCTCAGGGCCATCGTTTTAATGGGAAAATTTAAAGACCAGGGAACCATTATCCACTCAAATGTGGACGACGGCTTCGGCTCGCAGTTCCATGATCTGGCGAATCTTGTGGGTTGGTGCATTATGGAAAGATATATCGTAGAGGAGCTGCTGGGCGGCCGAATGTGTCACTGCTTTGGCAATCTTTTCAGCGACCCTATTCTGCGGATGACCTTCAACCAGGCGATGTGGGAGATCAATACCTACAAGACACCGGGGTCCATGATCTACGGCAATACCATCGACTTCGGCTTTGACTATGACCGCAACTTCGGCGCTTTGTCCTCATTTGTGATGGCTGACAGCATGGGACAGTCCAAGTGCCCGACCGGCCATGCCGTAACGCCGATCCCTGTGACAGAGGCGGCCCGGGTTCCTTCGATTGATGAGATTGTGCAGGCGCATATGACCGTTGACATGATGATTGAAAAAGGCCGCTACTATTCACCGTATATCAACTGGACAGAGATTAACGCGGAAAAGAACCTGCTGGTGGCGTGCGGCAGAATCTTTTTTGAGCGGATCATGAACGGTCTCGACGATCTGGATGTGGATATTACCCACGCCGGAGAAATTCTGGGAGCTTTAAAATCCATTGGTTCAGAGCAGCTTGAAGAGGTTTTTGGCGTTGGAAAAGCAGATAAGCTGGCAATGCGCGGCCGTGTGCCGGTGCGACCCACCAATATTGTCATGACTATCAATGAGCGCCAGCGCGAGATCAGCGACCAGATTCAGAATCTTGAAGGCGCTCTCCAGGATGTTAACGTCATTATCGGTTCAACCGACGGCCATGAATTTGGAAAAGAAATTGTGAAAAGTATTTTATTCCAGGCTGGCGCAAATGTATTTGACCTGGGTAAAAGCGTTCCGGTGCAGGATATTCTGGATACGATGATCGAAAGCGAAAGTCGTTTTATTGTGATGAGCAGCTTTAACGGTATTGCGCTCAGCTTTGCCCGTGAAATGCTGGAAGGGCTTGAAAAGAGCGGAATGGACGCCCATCTGATCATGGGCGGACTTCTCAATGAAAATAAAGATGGCAGCGATCTGGCTGTGGATGTCAGCGATGACCTGCGCGCTCTCGGCGTATCCTGTGATAACAACGCCGAGGGACTGGTGGATACAATCCAGGCATTTTTGTAA
- a CDS encoding D-isomer specific 2-hydroxyacid dehydrogenase family protein → MFKKMVAIERLNLTPEAENALSQYAEKVQFYYSIPEDNAAIIKRIGDADAVLLSYTSQIDSEVLDACPNIKYIGMCCSLYAPENANVDILTAEKKGIVVKGVRDYGDEGVPEYVISELVRLLHGFGGVMWKNTPMELTDINIGVMGMGTSGIMVARALKFFGANVYYFSRTRKPKVEDKEGFIWLPKDDLLEKAEILCTCLNKNVILMDERAFEIFGNGKIFVNTSIGPSHEIRALKKWLQNKKNYALSDTFGGLGSKEFSNYPNVFCPDKAAGTSALSKVRLSQKVIKNIEDYQEK, encoded by the coding sequence ATGTTCAAAAAAATGGTGGCAATTGAACGGTTGAATCTGACACCGGAAGCGGAAAATGCACTGTCACAATATGCGGAAAAAGTGCAGTTTTATTACAGTATTCCAGAGGATAACGCCGCGATCATCAAGCGGATTGGCGACGCTGATGCGGTCTTGCTAAGCTACACAAGCCAGATTGACAGCGAAGTGCTGGATGCCTGTCCGAATATTAAGTATATTGGGATGTGCTGCAGTCTGTACGCACCGGAAAATGCCAATGTAGATATTCTTACCGCAGAAAAAAAGGGAATTGTGGTAAAAGGAGTCCGTGATTATGGTGATGAGGGAGTACCTGAGTACGTAATCAGCGAACTTGTTCGGCTTCTGCATGGATTTGGTGGAGTTATGTGGAAAAATACACCAATGGAGCTTACAGATATTAATATTGGCGTGATGGGAATGGGAACAAGTGGTATTATGGTTGCCCGTGCCTTGAAATTTTTTGGCGCCAATGTTTACTATTTCAGCAGAACGAGAAAACCGAAAGTAGAGGATAAAGAGGGCTTTATATGGCTCCCAAAAGACGATTTGCTTGAAAAGGCAGAAATCCTATGTACATGTTTGAATAAAAACGTTATTTTGATGGATGAGCGTGCATTTGAAATCTTTGGTAATGGCAAAATTTTTGTAAACACTTCAATTGGGCCTTCACATGAAATAAGAGCTTTGAAAAAGTGGTTGCAAAACAAAAAAAATTACGCACTGAGCGATACGTTTGGTGGTCTTGGTTCAAAAGAGTTTTCAAACTACCCGAATGTTTTTTGCCCAGATAAAGCGGCGGGAACATCCGCTTTGTCGAAAGTCAGACTAAGCCAGAAAGTCATTAAAAACATTGAGGACTATCAGGAAAAATAG
- a CDS encoding glutamate mutase L, giving the protein MEYCILFDFGSTFTKAAVICKETKEAVYTTRHPSTVREDARIAMEQCLSDIRGAIGDDAVESAEQYASSSAAGGLRIVVVGLTYNLSISAGRNAAFGAGAKIIHVTSGALTEEEVEKIEALPAEMILLCGGYENGNQTIIRHNAEMIAKSQISCPVIYGGNSQIAQEIRAKLLQNKKECFQAPNIIPKVGVLDIDVAEEIIRHLFMNRIVDMKGLGDIIKLVDGPIVPTPAAVLDAGMLMSQGVQGYEGLGELMLVDIGGATTDIHSYAEHIPYEGARLVGADEPYARRTVEGDLGMRESSDVLIRELGVAFFANEIGVSEEILEKSIWNRVHNTKFLPDTPVEKHIDQTIAESAAYLAARRHAGVIEHKSSNYCRRLQHGKNLTHVQTIIGTGGPIINSENPKAILRHALRREKGEKDALLPSTCDFVIDRDYILYAVGLLSYVDKHLAFSVGMNSIIKK; this is encoded by the coding sequence ATGGAGTATTGTATTTTATTTGATTTTGGCAGTACCTTTACGAAGGCGGCGGTGATCTGCAAAGAAACGAAAGAGGCTGTCTACACCACCCGGCATCCGTCAACGGTAAGAGAAGACGCGCGGATCGCCATGGAACAATGCCTCTCGGATATCCGGGGAGCCATTGGTGATGACGCGGTTGAAAGCGCAGAGCAGTACGCCTCCAGCAGCGCTGCAGGCGGGCTGCGGATTGTGGTGGTCGGGCTGACCTACAATCTGAGCATTTCTGCGGGGAGAAATGCGGCGTTTGGCGCGGGCGCCAAGATCATTCATGTCACAAGCGGCGCTCTGACAGAGGAAGAAGTTGAAAAAATAGAAGCGCTGCCAGCTGAGATGATTCTGTTGTGCGGCGGTTATGAAAATGGCAACCAGACAATCATCAGGCATAACGCAGAGATGATTGCCAAAAGCCAGATCAGCTGTCCGGTTATTTACGGCGGAAACAGCCAGATCGCCCAGGAAATCCGCGCGAAGCTGCTGCAAAATAAAAAGGAATGTTTCCAGGCGCCGAATATTATTCCGAAGGTAGGTGTTTTAGACATTGATGTAGCGGAAGAGATCATCCGCCATTTATTTATGAACCGCATTGTAGATATGAAAGGCCTGGGCGATATTATCAAGCTGGTTGACGGGCCCATTGTGCCGACGCCGGCGGCAGTTTTAGACGCGGGCATGCTGATGTCGCAGGGTGTCCAGGGCTATGAAGGACTGGGTGAGCTCATGCTTGTGGATATCGGGGGCGCGACAACCGATATTCATTCCTACGCTGAGCATATCCCCTATGAGGGCGCAAGGCTTGTGGGCGCAGATGAGCCCTATGCCAGACGAACCGTTGAGGGAGATCTGGGGATGCGTGAATCCTCCGATGTACTGATACGTGAGCTGGGTGTGGCGTTCTTTGCCAATGAAATCGGAGTTTCGGAGGAAATACTCGAAAAATCCATATGGAACAGGGTGCACAACACAAAATTTCTGCCAGACACCCCTGTCGAAAAACATATCGACCAGACCATTGCGGAGAGTGCCGCGTACTTAGCGGCCAGACGGCACGCGGGCGTTATTGAGCATAAAAGCAGTAATTACTGCCGCAGACTGCAGCACGGGAAGAATCTGACTCATGTGCAGACCATTATCGGAACTGGCGGACCGATCATTAACAGTGAAAACCCAAAGGCCATTTTGAGGCATGCCCTCAGAAGAGAAAAGGGTGAGAAGGATGCACTGCTGCCTTCGACGTGTGATTTTGTGATCGACCGGGATTATATTCTGTATGCAGTTGGCCTGTTAAGCTATGTGGATAAGCATTTGGCGTTTTCTGTTGGGATGAACAGTATCATAAAAAAATAA